Part of the Citrus sinensis cultivar Valencia sweet orange chromosome 2, DVS_A1.0, whole genome shotgun sequence genome, AACTCATAAGAGGTGAGGGAGCTTTGTCAGGACTTggagaaagataaaaagaagtCCATCAAGGTCTCCTTGGAGAGACATTTAGCTTAAAACAAGTTGGAGTCCATCTAGAGGAGATGAAGAAGGTGGGCATAAAGCCACTAATGAGATACTTTACTTGAAGTACAGGGTACAACTACTGGTATTGAAGTGCTTGCACAGTCAAATTGAGAAACCCTAAAATCATTGAGCAATTGAGAGTTGTGgggaaaaagttaaaattatttttttgagattGATCTGACATTATATAAGAAGTATCACTCAGAGTATCTTGCTGCTTTTTTTGACATGTGGTGGGCTAAAATAATCCATTCCCCTCTTCAAGCAAGGTTCTCGGGTAATTTGGCTATTCAACTTTAGTCCTTTAGGCTTTAGCCTCTTTAGGTTGGACATGTAATAGTTAAGATACTATCCCTAATGACAGTATATATTAATCTCTAATTGAGCTTTCAGAGTAGCTGATGCCTTTATTGTGGCTTAAATTTCAACGGATTTGTCTCCCCTTTTTACTCTTGGTGCATGTGACTATTGGTTAGATACTTTGGGAGATTGTTGTAGCATCTATATCATACTAATATGTGATAATTTTGTTAGAAGCCCTTTCGTTGTTATAGCGGTCTTTCATATGTGGCAACCTTAAGGTATTTTGGGAGACATTCTTTGTACTTTTTAGGTTGATAGGGTGGCTCATACTCTTTTCTTGAGATCTTCCTATTTTACCTTTGCCCTTTTGATTTTTccttctcattttttataagtGCGTATCAATCATAGGGGCAGCTATACAAGTGTCATACTCTAATTGCATAACCTAAATTTTACCACCTACAAATTCTATTGTATCTTTATTAGCCTCTCCTTATCTACGTTTAAATTTAACTAGAAGTAAAATAGTTGGCCACAAGATTACTCAAGCAACCTTGAAGGTCCAAGTGTTGTCTAGGAGATATGTTTTGAAATTGCATTTGGAAGATGAATTAATGGAATGATCAAAGGAAAGGGTATTCTATGAATTGCTACATGCTAGAGAAGGGTGAAGCTATTTGAACCCTAAAATACTCTACAAAcccatatttttatataagtaATTGTTGCCATTATgtttattaatgaatttattattaaagacaatactATACAATTAAATGAaacaattgaatttttatttgtcattcatCTTCATCCTTTAAATCCTAGAATTCAATAGGCTtctctaatattttaatgaatgtCTCTTCATATTACGAATAAAGCGAACTCTTGTAATGGTATTCTTATGTCGTTataaaatctttgattttccAGTTGAATGAGAGTCTTGACTTTTAAGAGTAAGTGTCAATTTTATCCTGTATagtaaaatacacaaataatagatataaatttattgttatgcttttaaattgttaaataatagttaactatgaatttgtgaataaccttaaatttattataaatataaaagtagtAAACTGACAAAAATATCCCtggatatttttattaaaaagcaCATTCTATTCTTTAATATGCTTATCTATAGAATCAATAGttccatatttaattttttaaaatggtatttttattggttcactatttttaaaaaaattaagtggtatttttattggttcactatttttaaaaaaattaagtggtatttttattggttcactatttttacaattataataaaatcaaggttattcataaattcatggttaactattatttaacaatttaaggacatcacaataatttaaatgtctattatttaatacctctatttgtgtattttatcatcaaatgtaaaattaGTATTTCACTCGTAAACTAATTGGTCAACGAGCAATCCTaacaaaaaagtaagaaaataaaatgttttgcagaattataatagtaaaatgataggGAATAATACTTATTGtagtcatttgatattttatgatTCTAGTGAAAATATTTGACAATTTGGAACCATTTCAATCGTCATTTatgagttggactattggcacccctaaAAATCCCTCATCAAAccctttttctaaaattatcacattaaacaaacaaataattcaagttttcaaaaatacCCTCCATCCCATTCCTAGTGATGCCTATATAGACAtgttttctttctcattttctaataTATTCATTCCATATTAGGTAATTATCCAAAGACCGCCTAATTTTTCaggctttttaaaaaaatacacaaatattatttttggctAATTGCACCTAAAGTTACAAAGTGTTTCAGTCATCCAGTGCCATCTTAACTCTGTTAGAGAAATTAACAGAATATTACTAAGATaacaattttacccctaaacataaaatgactattttatcgtagttaaataaaaaaaaattgaaagatagCAAAACaaactgaattattttcataaataaaatatatgtaacttaaataaaataaaataaatatatgtaactTAAATGCGACACTAATATCCATTGATCATTGCATTCCAATAAAGAAACTACTTCTCCCCAAGAACACTGATGAacaaccaaaaccaaaatccACCCCAGCGACAAAGGAAGCAAAGCAACCTGCTTCCTCTAAGAATTCTAGGCTAGGAACTTCGattgatttttatcaaatctTCTCCCCAAAGGAATTAAAACCTCTGCTTGGCAAGTTCCTCTTTGCTCCTACTAGACTACTCTACAGCCAAACTTACGATCATACATATGTCTGGAGTTAGTCTCTAGTTCCCCAGAATTTACTTGGCTCCTTTATAACTTCAAGAGATTGAAATACAAACATAAAGTATCCAttatattttggaaaaaaaaaattaataaaaaaaaccttaTCTATATATCTGTCTATAtctatctatatctatatatctatatatatatataaagctgggacttgaggaggtgatgtagcatcaccatttctcattttggtatattctctattatctaataaatagagaaattttcttttagatttgacttttcatcttctcataattaatttgattgttattacacaataacaattatgtaaagattttaatgaggcatattctttgtaatgaacatccaagggggagtgttatgaatttattaaaataaatgtagatgttcataacatatatctcttagtcttcccactatctcccattagcaacctttagcttccctataactcccattatctcacaaggaattatgatccataatttttcattaatttcatggagtgattatgtaactataaaaagagagctcatctttttgttttgtacacacacaattggaatgaataaaatcactctataatatattctctcattttattctttatcttacgttacttctttatttgtattgctggctaataacttttttatttttttataaggctggctcatcttaaaaaaaatcaattcatattttctaTCAGTTttatcaagtgtaaagtaagaaaaaaatgataatactaaattcttttttcaaagccgcgtgaagcgcggttctattttctagtatatatataaagttgggattTGATGATGTGATGttgcatcaccatttctcatctttgtatattatctattatctaataaatagagaaattttcttttagatttggcttttcatcttttcataatttgattgttattacacaataacaattatgtaaagattttaatgaggcatattctttgtaatgaacatccaatggggagtgttatgaatttattaaaataaatgtagatgttcataacatatatctcttagtctccctactatctcccattagcaacatttagcttccctataactcccactatctcacaagaaattatgatccatattttttcattaatttcatagagtgattatgtaactataaaagaagagctaatctttttgttttgtacacacacaattggaatgaataaaatcactctataatatattctctcattttattatttatcttgcgttacttctttatttatattgttggctaatagctttttttattttttataaggctacctcatcttaaaaaaaaatcaattcatattttttatcagtttcatcaagtgtaaagtaagaaaaaaggataatactaaattcttttttcaaagccaCGTGAAGCACGAttctattttctagtatatatatataaagttaggactagaggaggtgatgtggcattactatttctcatctttttgtattctctattatctaataaattagttaaaattaaaaaaataattacattataaaatattaaaaataaaaaataattattagattacaaaagattacatgtctcttcctctttctatttaaattcaataatatgtaaccattaataataattaattataagttttgaaacattcatttatgccaacaattaaattttagtggcttaaatacatcaattaattaatataggaaggaatgtTCATttatcttccctcaacaatacTATTAGGACCTAATTTTAATaccataatctcatatttaattatgcaaccttttgtttagtgccttttgactttcttcaaactctataatattaagtatttaagatttgtagcatcattatttctcatatttttattctctattacccaatatattggttgagattaaaaaataattacattacaaaatattaaaaatagaaaataaatagaaaataattattagattacaaaaaattatatgtctcttcttctttctatttaaattcaacaatatgtaaccattaataataattaattataagttttgaaacatacatttattttattaagccaacaactaaactttagtggtttaaaatacatcaactaattaatataggaaggaatgCTCCTtgattccttcatcttccctcaccaATGCCACTagagcctaattttaatgtcataatctcatatttaattatgcaaccttttgtttagtgtCTTTGGGCTTCTTTAAACTCTATAAAcattaagtatttaagatttaatatgtttgggtttttttattatttaactagcatcctctttagaaatgttcttgtttttttattttttgacttatttgaatttttagtattgtgtGCTTTATAGAATACTCTTTTCTTCATGAGTTGaacaatgataaagatagTTGGATGATAAGGGTTAGGTTTTGTAGGATGTAGGAGTCTGTTAATACCAAGAAGAATGGAGAATTGATTAgtgtgaacataatttttattgatgaaaaggttgtgtacacttaactatacacattaatatatatttttaaagttaacaaaaaaataattaactttcacaaataacattagttttataaggttgcgtcatctttaaaaaaaaatcaattcatatttttttatcagtttcatcaagtgccaaataaaaaaaaaagataaaactaaATCCTAATTTTTAAAGTCGCGCGAAGCCCGGTTCTATTTCCTAGTTTAACTATAATTATTCTAGCTCCAGGGAAGAAATTCAACTTGTATAATTGTACAGGGCCgaaaatttaataacaaaaaccTTATTTAACTATAATTATTCTAGCTTCAGTGAAGAAATTTAACTTGTATCATTGTACAGGGCAAAAAATTGAACTCCACACTTAAATAATCAAAGGAAAAACAACAGAGCAGGATCAATATTCTACAAAATAACAACCATCACATAtctttaatagaaaattttgttctCCCATCATTGAGCCAACCACAATAGAGCAACATAAACTGAATTTGTTTAAgtaattatatcaaataattaatagccaattttaaaatccttAACTTAACTGGAGGAAAATAACCCAAACCCTAACTCAACAGCCACTATAACTATCAAGAGGCATAAACAAAATCATGAAAGATAGCCGGCTTGTCTTAGTTGGAGAACGTTGATGGGTGGCGATGGTGACATGATGCTAGTTATGTGGCGCAGTGGGGCGAGCACTGAGCAACGAGCAATTGCATGGCTGTTAGTGCAATGGAGACTTGGCAGTGTGGCGGCTAGTGGGGAGCCTGAAGGCTTGGCACGCTGGCTGATCAACATCGATGATGAGTCAGATCGGCTTGATAGTTAGGAGAGAGAAGAGGCTGCTGCTTGAGAATTGCTGGAGAATTGAGAGATGTTTGAGAGTTGAGAGCTTAGGGACGGTGAAAgggtaaatattatttgtattttaatttttttaattgtgcaATTTGATCggatttttggattggattcaaatccaatccaaagCCATGTTTTTTATTACTAGTGCATATACGAGTAGTTTTTGTATGTTCAggtaaaataacaatttaattcttattatgTCAATAAAGTTATAACAACATCTACATGAAAGTGGATGCGcgtaagaaaatataatttcaggtgaaaatttttttaaaaaaatatatgtattttttttaaaaaaatacattcgGTGAATAATTGccctttttatatttctataaaataatcatctaaaattttcacaacatgGTATGAATAATCAATCTTTATATTAGGAATCAGCATGTGGATGGTAAATAGATGTAGTGACAACTTTATTTTCAACTTATATTATTGAAAACTAATTCAAGTAACGATAGTTGGATATATGAAAAGTAAATCCATGTCTTCGAAACGAAATTCAATTAATCGCGTGTAGCATATAGGTTTTACctttgttatttcttttttttaatggctGCTGATTGAGCATGAATTCTCCAAACCATTGTTTATTAGCATATATATCGCTATATCAAATTATCATAgagaaatgaattttttattttagttttagaaaataaattgaatggtTAAAGAATCTAAAGTTATTCTATTCAACATTTCTTCATCAAAAGACCTTTAGATTGATTGTTATGCATAATAATGATCAtgatttaaaatgatttttctttgaaaatcaGAAAGAAACACTTTTAATATGGGGCGTTATTAAGAATGGGTGAATTAAGGGGTATTTATAACATTAAGgcaaagattttttaaaacaaaaatacctttaattatatatgagatttttttagAAAGGGAGTTATATGAGAATTTTACTCATCTCATgttttaaagaaaaactttataaaagttaacaatgtttgttttattatttttaaactcaTGATTATAATctgtctctaatttttttatttttcttaacatTTTCAACTTTGAGTctctatttttgtttcttttttaaatatttctaaGTTACTCAAACTGCAAATTAATTTCTgatctaaatatttaaaatataaaatggggtttaacaataataaaaaaattaaagaattaaagaatgagatttacacaataaatttcaattgagAGCATTTTAGCCATTAATTGacgtaataaatttttttaatatttttaactatttaaataagataaattaaaaaaaaaagagttttaaaaTGTATTCGGAGGGATGCCCATATTCCCACTCATATTTTAGATAGGAGTGCCACGTGCTCACAATGCCACAAAGCCCATCAAAATTTTTCCcatatgtaataaaatattatttcacaaaaaaatcaaaggtttttttttttaaatcaataaaaacaaCTCAATCATTTGATGtcaattgtaataaattaacaaataaatagagaaaggATATCTACGCCTCTAAAGTTTGGGAAAATGATCACCAATATCCTCAAGTTTTAAAAAAGGTTATTAGGACCTCATTTTAACCACAATATCctttatttctattatctcaaaaaaattgactctaatattttataataaatgagaatataacattaaaataaatgtaataatatacacattttaaaataatttcagtatttacaaatattttaattttttacaatttattagatatattttatttgattaaagtaaattttatgataaatagaatcataatattaaaataaatgtattaaattttaaattattttgaatattatattaacattatttatatttgagatttttttaattgtaaaatgtatgaatacaaatatttatttaaaatctatacaataaataaaaaatatattattaaaataaatataataatttacatatttaaatttattaaaatattaaaatattttaatagtgttagtttattgtataaattacacaatttaaataatatttttatttattaaaaattttaaaattaatttttaaaataatagagataaaaaatataatgattaaaaaaatatcttcgCGTGTCTTTAAAGAACTTTTAATGTCTCTTTCTAAAAGCATCTAATGGTGTTAGGGACCATTTGATAAAGTAGACGTTCATTTCCCGTAAATTAAAACGTTCTCTACAATAATTTCACGAGAGCGCTGAGCGCCGCAGGGCAAAACGAATAGAGAGAGAGTAGTTGTAGTTAGTTCTCCATGACGACGGCCGTTGGAGCTTGTGTATTCTCAGCCGATTCATCGCTGGCGTTCCGGTGGGACATGACGCCGTCATCGTCCGGGAAAGCAAAACGAAATCCGATGTCAAAGCGACTGGCGGTGCCCACAGCAACAGCAACGACACGGAAAATCGAAACGACGTCGAAGACGATGAGGAGCTTTGTGGAGAAGAATAGTAGCGAACTAGAAGCTGACACGAAACAGAGaattaaattggaaaaatattCGTCGGAGTCTGAAGAACAAGAAGGTAACAGCAGGAAGTggttgaaagattattttgaTGAAGCAAAAGATATGATCAAATCGGACGGTGGACCGCCTCGGTGGTTCTCCCCCTTAGAGTGTGGGTCCCACAACCGTAATTCTCGTTCTCCTCTCCTCCTCTTTTTACCTGGTACGGTTTCTCGTCTTTCTTGTTAATTAACTACTTCATTAGCTAAGCTGCTTAAGACTTTTCGAGTACTTGTATCGATGGTCAAtgcacaatattttataagtatgtgtgttttcatttttcattctttatttattcatttatttattattggttaattatttagtttctctccaaaaatgatttataCATGTGATTTTTGTcaaacaaaattatgaaataaagaaaataaaaaaaaaaatttgtaactgATGCATGTTATGGGTTTTGAAGGGATTGATGGTGTTGGTCTTGGACTAATAAGGCAGCATCAAAGACTTGGAGAGTGAGTGTCTGGCAGGATTTTTAATGCATTTTGCAGAATACATTTTcgattataataaattgagtAACATctgatgatttaatttatatcattattaattgatCATTTAAAGTGATGAGCTTTCCATTTGATGAAGGATATTTGATGTATGGTGCTTGCATATTCCAGTTACAGATCGGACATCATTTACAggtgtttttttaattttatttttatttttcattcccTCATATTTGTGTAAATTTGTAAAGGACATTTtcccttttaaatttttctctgaatttcacaatattttcaagtttcaGGTCTACTGAAGCTGATTGAAAGAACTATAAGGTCAGAGAATTGCCGTTCATCAAATAGACCTGTCTATCTTGTTGGAGAATCTTTAGGAGCATGCCTTGCACTAGCTGTTGCAGCCCGTAATCCTGATATGGATCTTGTGCTAATTCTGGCTAACCCAGGTGAGAACTGAGTACTTTCTCTTAAGCTATATTTAAGGTAGgggaatttattatttatttatttatcatggCTGATTCTTGatatcaatttttcttttctgcaGCTACATCTTTTCGGAAGTCATTGTTGCAAACCATAATGCCTATACCGGCGGAGCTCATGTCAGGCCAAATGACTCTTACCCTGTCTTATTTGTTGAGCTTAATGACAGGTCCGCTCCTTTTTGTTCCTCATTTTATCATATCCTGGCAAGTTTGttttttagaaatatattttgCTTTCCACTCAGGCCTCGAATGGGATTACTATTGTCATGCACTTGAACTATTCAGAACTTTGATTTTTAAGATGTGACAATTGAATTGGAGAACACTGGCTAAATTGGATTTTAGACTTAAATTGGATTCATCATAATAGGATGCCTGCGATTGAAATTCTTCTACATGTTGGAACTGCcaataaattagattgttcATCACTTCTTTCTGAAGCAGGTCCTCATTTATCCTTATACTATCCAagaaccattaataataaggGATTTTGGTAGATTTCTGTAGTTGAGATTAGGTGCTTTTAGTCTTTTACCTTATCAATGCAATGAGATATGGGGTTCAATGTGGAGAGTTAAGAGCTTTCTTGTCTAGAAAATTGTGGGAGTGCTTTCAAAAGTTCTGTTTGCTACTTTTCTGCTTCTACAAGGAAGGGCTTGAAAATGGAATACTACTTCCTGTCTATCCTGACTGAAAATGCTTCTGGAAACTGAAATTTGAGTCTTTTTTCTCTATCCCATTcaactattttaattatggCTAACGTTAGAGGCATggtataattaacaataataaaattgagtgCCCTCAGTATTTTTCTCAATTGATTCCAGTATATGTTCAGGTGATCCTTTGAAGATGGCAATAGATAGCATAGTGAAAGGACTCTTTCTTCAATCAACAATTCAAGAGCGATCGCAGGACTTTGTTGCAATGTCATCTTACCTCCCCGTAGGATTCAACTCTGTTACATGGACATAACTGAACCATAAAAAACAGAGATATTTATTGGTCAATATATGTTGACGATCAGCGTCACTTAATGGAATAATACATGCAGCACTCAATGTTAATTGGAATATTACATTCAGCAATTAACAGTGCCATGTGTTGGagttttataaagataattgCACCTGTCTGTCAATTTTGCAAACGGTTAATGGACGATTTCACTGACAGGTTCTAGCCAATATCTTACCCAAGGAAACACTCCTCTGGAAGCTAGAGTTGCTTAAGTCAGCTTCTGCATATGCCAATGCACGTCTTGATGCTGTAAAAGCTCAAACACTGATACTTTGCAGGTTTGGGACAGTCTGGTTATTTTCAGCAATGATAACAGAAGATTTCTTCCAAGTAGATATATAATTCTTTCGAGTGCTAAGCCTGAGAGACAACAATCAAGTCAGAGGGTTATGACCCATATATGAGCAACATTTTCCCATGCACGTAGCTAGGCTTAAAGTTTGTGATTCCTGTAAGAATTATGTGCTGAGTTCCATCTTTATCTTTGCAGTGGAAGGGATCAGTTACTGCCAAGTGAGGAGGAAGGTGACAGACTTTGCCGTGCTCTACCCAACTGTCAGACTCGTAGGTTTGGTGGCGGAGgtcattttctgtttttggtaGGATGGTCACCCTCACCAGatactttaattttctaaaatctcATAACTAATGCTGCTGCGCCAGAAACATTTAGTTTGTATATTcttgtttcttgtttttcaaACAGTAGATTTCATAGCGGTTTTGCCTGTGCATGGCAGGAAGATGGTGTTGATTTGGTAACCACAATCAAGGGTGCTGGTTACTATCGCCGGGGAAGAATAGTTGACTATGTTTCAGATTTCATACCGCCAACTACTATCGAAGTGAATAAAGTATATGAAGAATACAGGTAAAACAATTTAGCATGAAACCTACGGATGCAGAATGTGTTCTGTATACAGCATAGATGATATATAAGCATTACCCTCCCACTTAAAGATATTTGTCATatgaaaattcacaaaaatgttgATGGCAGATGGATGGTTGATCTTACTAGCTCTGTGATGCTATCAACTTTACCGGATGGGAAGATTGTGAGGGGTCTCTCTGGAATACCATCTGAGGGACCAGTCTTGTTAGTTGGAAATCATATGTTGTTGGGACTTGAAGCGCTTCCAATGGTACCGACATTCGTGATCGAGAGAAATATTCTTGTTCGAGCCATTGCACATCCAATGGTGTTCTTTAATGCAAAAGATGGAGGATTACCTGACTTAGTAACATATGATACATTTAGAATTATGGGCTCTGTTCCAGTCTCTGCAATAAATTTCTATAAACTTGTGTCTTCAAAGGCTCATGTCCTGCTTTACCCTGGTGGAGTACGAGAAGCTTTTCATCGTAAGGTATGACTTTTCAAAAAGTGATAAACTTCATTAACCATttccaatagacaattcatcTCAATGTTCATTGtgtcttaaattttttcaccAATTGAAATGACTACATGCAAGATTGAAGTGACATAAAATACTTTGTGTCCACTTTTGTATTATGGTATAAATTGAGTGGCCATACATGATACATACGTTTATAGTTCATGAATACATTGCAATAATTCTTCGTACATTTATCTATAGGGTGAAGAATATAAGTTATTCTGGCCAGAAAGTTCCGAGTTTGTCAGGGTGGCAGCTGCATTCGGAGCCAAAATTGTACCTTTTGGTGTTGTTGGAGAAGACGATCTTGCTCAAGTAATTAAGCTTGAATACTTCCATTTTTCTCTTCAGTAATCTCCATTATACACATACATTTTATCAGGAAAATCTGATGAATATGTTTTTGAAGTTGTTGTCACTAATGATTAATACCTACATCCTCAGCTTTTGCGGTGTATGAGaacattatcaaaatttaagagCAGTAGTTTTGTCAATTGTCATAAGTGTGATTTCAGTGAGTAGTTGAttgcattttcataattttcagATAGTTTTGGATTACAATGACCAAATGAAGATCCCTTACTTAAGGTCTCGAATAGAAGAACAGACAGAAAAGGTTGTTAGTctgaggtatatatatatttttttcagaaaGTGTTTCCTTAATTCGTTTCTTCATACCCATGACTTCATTAATATTCTtcagttttgtttttgtgtctTTTTTTCCGATTCAATTTTTCCTGCTGTGAACTGTAGGACTGATACCGGTGGTGAGGTGGCAAACCAAGCAATGCACGTACCATTTTATATACCAAAAGTTCCAGGCagattgtattattattttggaaaaCCAATTGAAACAAAAGGTAAAAGATCCTTGGACAGCCTGCAGTCTAACGAGTTTTATCTCTACTTATTTTGTAGTGGAGaaggttttattttccttcataTATGGTTCATGTTGTTGATTATTAATGCAAGTTGAGTAACTAAAGAAGTTaattatgttttgatatgaaggGAGGAAGCAAGAATTAAGAGACAAGAAGGAGGCTCAGGAATTGTATTTACAAGTAAAGTCAGAAGTTGAGAAATGCGTTGCttatttaaaagagaaaagggaGAGTGATCCATACAGGAATATTTTGTCCAGGCTCATTCACCAGGCTGCCCATGGCTTAACCTCCCAAATTCCAACATTTGAGCTTTGATTTACACCATAAAGAGAATTACATTTAGCTTttgtttatctttatttaagtTGAATTCCAGtggccaattaaaaaaataaaataaaatccaagcCATTTGACCACACCTTTGAAGGCGTTCcctttgtaattaattttttttaaaaatataatatacatTAAATGTTGTGCACAAATTACATGTAAAATTTTGTTGCGAAAAATattagttaaatttattatctattCCTTCTCGTTAATGAGTTAGTTTAAGGGCATTTTGTTCATTAGattacttataaaattttcttaattgttTGGATTCATAAATATAGTGTTGAATTTGGAATTATTGCTGGtgagataataatttttaaaattcttattttattattaaattt contains:
- the LOC102612318 gene encoding phytyl ester synthase 2, chloroplastic-like isoform X1, with the translated sequence MTTAVGACVFSADSSLAFRWDMTPSSSGKAKRNPMSKRLAVPTATATTRKIETTSKTMRSFVEKNSSELEADTKQRIKLEKYSSESEEQEGNSRKWLKDYFDEAKDMIKSDGGPPRWFSPLECGSHNRNSRSPLLLFLPGIDGVGLGLIRQHQRLGEIFDVWCLHIPVTDRTSFTVSGLLKLIERTIRSENCRSSNRPVYLVGESLGACLALAVAARNPDMDLVLILANPATSFRKSLLQTIMPIPAELMSGQMTLTLSYLLSLMTGDPLKMAIDSIVKGLFLQSTIQERSQDFVAMSSYLPVLANILPKETLLWKLELLKSASAYANARLDAVKAQTLILCSGRDQLLPSEEEGDRLCRALPNCQTRRFGGGGHFLFLEDGVDLVTTIKGAGYYRRGRIVDYVSDFIPPTTIEVNKVYEEYRWMVDLTSSVMLSTLPDGKIVRGLSGIPSEGPVLLVGNHMLLGLEALPMVPTFVIERNILVRAIAHPMVFFNAKDGGLPDLVTYDTFRIMGSVPVSAINFYKLVSSKAHVLLYPGGVREAFHRKGEEYKLFWPESSEFVRVAAAFGAKIVPFGVVGEDDLAQIVLDYNDQMKIPYLRSRIEEQTEKVVSLRTDTGGEVANQAMHVPFYIPKVPGRLYYYFGKPIETKGRKQELRDKKEAQELYLQVKSEVEKCVAYLKEKRESDPYRNILSRLIHQAAHGLTSQIPTFEL
- the LOC102612318 gene encoding phytyl ester synthase 2, chloroplastic-like isoform X3, coding for MTTAVGACVFSADSSLAFRWDMTPSSSGKAKRNPMSKRLAVPTATATTRKIETTSKTMRSFVEKNSSELEADTKQRIKLEKYSSESEEQEGNSRKWLKDYFDEAKDMIKSDGGPPRWFSPLECGSHNRNSRSPLLLFLPVTDRTSFTVSGLLKLIERTIRSENCRSSNRPVYLVGESLGACLALAVAARNPDMDLVLILANPATSFRKSLLQTIMPIPAELMSGQMTLTLSYLLSLMTGDPLKMAIDSIVKGLFLQSTIQERSQDFVAMSSYLPVLANILPKETLLWKLELLKSASAYANARLDAVKAQTLILCSGRDQLLPSEEEGDRLCRALPNCQTRRFGGGGHFLFLEDGVDLVTTIKGAGYYRRGRIVDYVSDFIPPTTIEVNKVYEEYRWMVDLTSSVMLSTLPDGKIVRGLSGIPSEGPVLLVGNHMLLGLEALPMVPTFVIERNILVRAIAHPMVFFNAKDGGLPDLVTYDTFRIMGSVPVSAINFYKLVSSKAHVLLYPGGVREAFHRKGEEYKLFWPESSEFVRVAAAFGAKIVPFGVVGEDDLAQIVLDYNDQMKIPYLRSRIEEQTEKVVSLRTDTGGEVANQAMHVPFYIPKVPGRLYYYFGKPIETKGRKQELRDKKEAQELYLQVKSEVEKCVAYLKEKRESDPYRNILSRLIHQAAHGLTSQIPTFEL